Proteins encoded together in one Procambarus clarkii isolate CNS0578487 chromosome 67, FALCON_Pclarkii_2.0, whole genome shotgun sequence window:
- the LOC123767782 gene encoding piggyBac transposable element-derived protein 4-like: MFPYTSEDMTEMEYFHAYFDEQFMRHLVAETNRYAGHLIEAGILQASRMIRWKDTTVPELYVFFALCLLQKLSEKQVIQDYWNKEAAVPSPVFNKYMSRDRFLLLLLRCLHFENLENFDRNDRLWRV, encoded by the coding sequence ATGTTCCCGTACACAAGTGAAGACATGACGGAAATGGAATATTTTcatgcatattttgatgagcagTTCATGCGACATCTTGTTGCCGAAACCAACAGATATGCAGGGCATCTTATTGAAGCTGGAATATTACAGGCTTCACGTATGATACGTTGGAAGGACACCACTGTGCCTGAGCTGTATGTTTTCTTTGCTCTATGTCTGCTCCAAAAACTTTCGGAGAAACAAGTTATTCAGGATTATTGGAACAAAGAAGCTGCTGTTCCATCACCTGTGTTCAACAAAtacatgtcacgagacaggttcctgctactactactacggtGCCTACACTTTGAAAACCTTGAAAATTTTGATAGAAATGATCGACTTTGGAGAGTGTGA
- the LOC138355332 gene encoding piggyBac transposable element-derived protein 4-like, translating to MVINMILYSGTDVDIPSEDPLGFSGSVVKTLMEPLLNKGHILYTDNYYTSPLLTKFLLEHNTGVCSTVKANRKEMAFFLNKIGVGDCKLRKCDKVLAVRWKDKREVNMLTTIHTGEMLDSGKLRYRGDGSLFKPDCIIDYNINMRLVDKCDMMVGAVECVHRTVKCTRKFFLILWT from the coding sequence ATGGTGATCAATAtgatattatattctggtacagaTGTAGACATACCCTCAGAGGATCCTCTCGGGTTTTCTGGCAGTGTAGTGAAGacgctaatggaaccattgctgaacaaggggcacaTTCTGTACACTGACAATTATTATACGAGCCCCTTGCTAACAAAGTTCTTGCTTGAACATAACACGGGAGTGTGTAGCACTGTAAAGGCAAATAGGAAAGAAATGgcgttttttttaaataaaattggTGTAGGTGATTGTAAACTTAGAAAATGTGACAAAGTATTAGCAGTGCGTTGGAAAGACAAACGTGAAGTCAATATGTTGACAACTATTCACACTGGTGAAATGCTTGACAGTGGCAAATTGAGGTATCGAGGTGATGGATCATTGTTCAAGCCAGATTGTATCATTGACTACAATATAAATATGAGACTtgtagataaatgtgacatgatggttggtgccgtcgagtgtgtccacagaactgtaaagTGCACAAGGAAATTCTTCCTTATCTTGTGGACATAA